From the Sebastes fasciatus isolate fSebFas1 chromosome 9, fSebFas1.pri, whole genome shotgun sequence genome, the window AACAATTTAATTTGTAACAGCAACtttagttgcctaaactcaaatgtaataaaagcaTCACCTTACTCTATCAAAGTGTTGACCACCGGtggttttagtttcagtttcactttATATGTCATATGtaggttaaaggggaactacggccattttcaaaattcatacatgttattcctatggtcaaAGACAGTCCAAAAGAATATTAGTAAActtgaacaactctctcccaaatccaaaaactagagtacTAAAACTCAAacatgtgatgtcatagggtataaagtgtggagctgctccatagacaatgaatggggaaagatgttctagatgacactgagagcacccagggggatgagttgagtatatgggaacattttctgtttaacAACTGGGAACacaacaatagaataaagctcatttgagtataaaaaagaaaacaaacattgtgtgggtccacaaaatcagcctcccattcattgtctatggagcagctccagactttatacccgatgacatcacaagtttgagagttgcttctctggtttctggctttgagagagaggagctcatgttcactaaCTTTGATTGAACTTTACAAGGCCATGAAaataacatattgtaattcttaaTTTGgttggtgttcccctttaacacaGGGTCAACGGTACCATGAAATGTATTGGACGAGAGAACGGGCCAGCAATAAAAAGCACTAGTCGCAAGAAGAGCACTAGTCATATGAGGATAAAATGACAATTAGAtgggatgaaaaaaaataaaatatagcaTTATAAGCATAAATGAAAAAGAGGATTTGTGTGTTAAAGTAACTACTGTTTATCCAacagtattgcacagtatgtACCCATATCGCTGGCATTTTGTGTTCTAGCAGCACATGCATAATGAAAACTCATTACACTacaaacaaatgttttaaaagcTAAGAGAGCACAGACTGCATCTATTCCGTCATCCATTctgcaaacaaaaacataataattcAAAGACGCCACAACAGAAAAGCTGCCCACAGTGGCTTGAAATACAAGGATATGAAACTGCATTCCTAGTAGAGAATCTGCAATATTACAATAACAGGAACTATTAAAACGTGAAGCAGCTGCTCGAAGCTCCTCTtgcatcacaaaaaaaatggaCATGCACATATCTTACGATCGGTGGTCAGTGGAGAGCACTCAGAGGCTTTCAGCTTACAAAAAGAGATCGCGTTTTTGCTGAATTTGCCCATTCAGCATGTTTGTGCCTAAAGCGGTTAAGTAAGAAAGAAGCCTTTCATGCTCAACAAACCTACAATGGCGAGAgaaataaaagtgtgtgtgtgtgtgtgtgtgtgtgtgtataataccTTTGGAGAGCATTTGAAGTGCATCCCGGGAACAGGCAGAGTGGTGATGTACATTGTAATACACCGGTACAGATAGAGTGTGCCCACAATGAAGAAGAACCGCCTGCCTATAATTGACCTGTGAAAAACAGacagtattattaataatatgacatttttgttGAGTTGCATTTCAGATTCcaactcaaaaatatatatatatgttggcTGGCTAAACTAGACTGTACCTGTGCTTGAGTAGAATCCACTGTATCAGCCAGAGTCCCACGAGCAGCATGCCGTTAATCTCACAGATGGAGAAGGCCCACTCCACCCTGTTAAACAGGTCGAAGAACTTATCGGGCAGCGGCGGGGTGTGCTCCTTTGGCGGTACTCTCTCATGGACCACTGAAATGACGATGGTGGTGGTAACAAAGCACACCACCGCGTAGGCAAACGCTATGCCCGTCTTCCCCCACTCGACAGGGAACGAGGTGCGCATAGTGTCTATTGTAGGGATGGGGATGTGGACCATCTCCATCCTGAAGTCCTTCATCCCCAACGTGCCATTCCTTTGAGGCTTGCTAGTTCCGTTAGGTAGCCCGCCAGCGTGCCCATTCGCATGGCCGTTTTTGTGCGCCTCGATGTGAGTCTCTATCCGCAGCGTCTCCAGTCGCTCCAACAGCTGCTGCCCGCCGTCGGACGACACCAGCGAGACGGGAGGCATCTGGACGTCTGCCGCGTTGAGCCGGAGCAAAGAAGGACCGTCAGTCTGACGGAGGGCGTCTATGTACTCCGGCATCCCCTCTTTGCTCAGCCAGTCAGAGACGTCCTCCGCCGACCATGCTGCCACCTTCTTCATCTTGGCCAGTGGGCAATGGGGAGGATTAGGAGGGTCCTCAGACTAGAGGGGAAGCTTCACAAGAGGTTTGGCGGTCTATGGGGCAGTGGTGAGACCTCTCCAATTTTGGCACATGGTGTTTGTTGCACCCAGAGGGAGCCCAGCCTCCTCTTGAAGCGATGGGGGGGGAGAAAGGATCACTCAGGGTTAGGGCCAATAGACAGGCTAGCAGATGAACCACAGTTGAACCACCTTTCTTCACCTCATCAGCTCTTCTTCACACACTGCACCCCTgttaaaggaaaaataaaatgctATGAATCAGAATACAGTGTATCCGCTTACACAACTCTACTGGGTGTAGTCACAGACCGGATGCCTAGTCAGACCTGGAAGCTATGTATAATAGAGCAGCATGACGCACAGGTTGTTTGACCTACTTTGAACTACTAAAAATCACAGATGAAACCAATTAAGCTCCATTTCACACAAGTgaaacattaaattaattattcacaTATATCTAAAGCTTTTACAACAATTACAGCGACTGTATGCGGACTCAATCGATCCGCAGGTTTCCCCTCTTTGAGCCTCACTCTGGGCTAACAAATCTCGTCTGTGGCAACATCCTGAGTGGGTGTTGCCACAGACTTTCACTGAGAAAGTGTCAAAATACACAATAACTGAATGCTGTGTGGCACTGAGAAAATACCCACGTGAATGGGTTTCTGGTTTAACGCCACTATTTCTAGACAACAGTGTGTAAACAGATCCAAGGTGAACCGAAAGCAGGAGAAAGTGATGGATGGGAAGATACAAgaaaacactgagtcagtgatTAATCAT encodes:
- the LOC141773900 gene encoding phosphatidylcholine:ceramide cholinephosphotransferase 1-like; translation: MKKVAAWSAEDVSDWLSKEGMPEYIDALRQTDGPSLLRLNAADVQMPPVSLVSSDGGQQLLERLETLRIETHIEAHKNGHANGHAGGLPNGTSKPQRNGTLGMKDFRMEMVHIPIPTIDTMRTSFPVEWGKTGIAFAYAVVCFVTTTIVISVVHERVPPKEHTPPLPDKFFDLFNRVEWAFSICEINGMLLVGLWLIQWILLKHRSIIGRRFFFIVGTLYLYRCITMYITTLPVPGMHFKCSPKLLGNWEAQMRRIMKMIAGGGLSITGSHTMCGDYLYSGHTVMLTLTYLFIKEYSPKRFWWYQWFCWTLSAVGIFCILLAHDHYTVDVVVAYFITTRLFWWYHTMANQQSLKETSQSNPFSRVWWYRLFQYFEENVNGTVPRNYQLPLSLRSLQWSRGVKYSKLDIQ